From the Jilunia laotingensis genome, the window ATTCTGATGAAAGCCAAGAACTATTTGCACAAATGAATGAGATCTACACGATGATTCATAAATTAGGATACCGGAAAATGCCGCAGGCTATGTATTTGAACTGGTTGAGAAAGATGGGAACAGAGGATGTAGATAATAGAATGAAATCAATAATGGTCAAAAAAGATGAAGTTCAGCAAAATTAAATCTTTTATCAGGGTGCTTCTTTTATTCTTTTCGGTAGGTATATCATCACAAACTTTACCGGAAGTTAAACCTAAGTCCGGTTTAGTCCCTCAAATTCCGTTGTATCCATATGGTCGGCAACAGAGCAATCCGCACGACCGGCAATCAGCCAGTCCCTACAACAACGGGCAGCATAATCCCTATAGACTTAATGAATTATCGGATATTCAAAAGAGAAATGCCGCTATGATCTATGAAGACATGAGGCACTATCAGCGAATCCAAATGGAAATGCAGCGGCAATCGAACATAAGAATGCTTATTGAACGAAGTTTTCCTTCTCAAGCTGATATTCATAACACATCTGCTTATCAGCATGCTTTTAATGAAATTGAAGGCATGCTGAAAGGGGAACAGCCTATGAACCTAGGTAGAGTTGTGTTTCTTGTAGAAAACGCATACTATGAAGACTCATTGATTTATGATGCCTATCGAAAAGCTATTCAGGCAAAAGCACAACTTTGCAATGACAAAATCAAAGAAGGGAAATATGATAGAAATAATAATGTAGTTAAGAACATGATGCTTTTCAGCATTTTAACCGATACAATGAAGATAAGAACCGGAGGAAGAACTTTGATAAATTATCCCCTTAAATATGATTTGGATGATTACCAATCAAGAATTAGCTTTGACAGCCATTTTGTAACCAAGCTAATGAGAACTGGGGTCGGTCAATGTCAGTCAATGCCTTTATACTATTTGGTTTTGGCTGAAGAATTAGGGGCAGAGGCTTATTGGTCGACTTCTCCAAAACATAGTTTTGTGAAAATTAAAGATGAAAATGAGGCATGGTATAATTTAGAACTGACTTGTGGTGCAGTCCTTACAGATGCTCATTATATGAATAGCAGTTACATTAAAGTAGAGGCGTTGCAAAGCCGAACTTATTTGGAACCATTGGATAAGGTTAATACCATAGCACGAATGTTAATAGAATTAGCCGCAGGATATTATGATAAATATGGGATGGATGATTTCTATTTGAAATGTGCAAATACGGCTGCTCAATATCTCGCGAATGATCTGGATGCATTATTATGCAAGGCGGCCTACGAAACTCGGTTGACATTGATATTAGCAAACTTATTACAAGCCTCTAATCCGGAAGCATTGAAAGCAAAATCTCCTGAAGCCTACAAACACTTTGAGGCAATGCACGATCTATACAAACAGATAGATGATTTAGGTTACGAAGAATTACAGGAGGGAGTCTATGCGCAGTGGTTGAGGCATATAGCCAAATTGAAGGAAGAATCAGAGAAACGAGATAAATCAATCTTTTTACCCCTGCCCCGAGATTAAAGAGTATGTAATTCCTTTTACGAATTATTGTGTGAATATGCATTAGAAGAAATATTTGAAATGAATTGAAGCAGATGTAATTTGTAAGCTAAAATGTCGAAAGAAATAATTGCGAAATACGGTCTTTAATAAAAAACTTTTAATTGTAAAGTCTGAAATGATGGAATGATATTTTTAATAAAATTACGTTTGCCAGTAAGGCTAAGAATGTTTTTTATAGGAGGATTCTAATAAATGTAATTTTGAGTGGCAGGAGAAAAACCTTAAAAATATAAGTCAATAAAAGAATTGATATGTATAAACTAATTATTGTTTTCCTTATTGCATTCAGTGGAGCCTTGAAAATATCCGATCTTATTTGGGGATTCCCTAGAAGGTTGGGAAGTGGAAAAGAGAATTCTTAATATTGAATATGAACGTGTTAGAATGTTTGTTGATATAGATTCAGTGAATCCGGCTGCAAAGTATTTGACTTTATTTTTCATGATAAAAATAACTTATTATACTCCACTTATTAATATTGAGGGGGGTGCTACTTGGCTACCTTTTTGAGAAAATTAAAGTAGAAATGAAAGATTATGAACTATAATACAGAGTTAGTACTTAATAAATCTTATGGAGATTTCAGAAGGTTTTTTTGAGACATATGATAGTGATTTTGTCATGGAATCATTTTTAAATGAAATGGACAAATATGCTATTGTTATTCATGAATGGTGTAAGAAACATTGCTTGAAGGTAAAAACAAAAATTATATCTGAGGCTAAAATATCTTTAACACCATCATTCTCCTTGAGTAGCCAAATGATCAAATTCCTAAATAAAACAGATTCTGAAATTGATTTTGAACTGTCTATTTTGACGGAAAAAGAATATGAAAGATAGCCTTTGAAGTATAAATAATTGAATGTAAAATTTGGATAAATAGAATTGTTATGAAGCTTATTTTTGTTGTTATGTTATTAAACAGAGACTTTTAGGATTGATTGTCAGTTATTTTTTGTTTCTTCGCTTAAAGAATATGAAAATTACGTTTAATAAACGTCACAAATCAAAAAGTCAGGCTTATGAAACCACTACTTCTCTTCTTGTTCGCGTCTGTACTCTCTCTTGGGCTGTCCTCCCAGATTACCTTGAATAGTTTGTGTAACCTTCCCCGTTCGGGCGACCGCCTTGTCAAACAGCAAGTTGACTATAAGGCTCCCGGTGGTAAGGGAGTGGGGGTTGTCTGGGATTTCAGCGATCAAACCCCGTTGAACGACCATTACGAGTTGAATTACCGTTCCTTGGACGTACATTCTGATACCCTTGTCGGTACTGAACACCGCACGATGTACTATTATTATCTGCGTGGCGATTCCCTCTATTCCCTGGGTTATGAGAATCCCACTACCCTGATCACTTACCGCAAACCTGAAACCCTGCTCGTTTTCCCTTTCACTTACGGTCGTACGTTCACCGATTATTTTGAAGGGACTGGCAGTTATTGTGACCAGCTCGACATCCACGTACAGGGTAAGTCTCAGGTCACCGCGGATGCCTCCGGGATGCTTGTCCTTCCGGGGGGCGACACGTTGAGGCATGTTTTGCGCGTGCATCATCGCAAATGCATGGTCGAAAGTATGGAACCTTTCACCCCGGGTTCCTCCTTGCGCGCGGACACCCTCCCTCTCATCCTGAACCGCGACAGCATCGACTGGTACCTTGCCAATGACTCCTCCTCTTTGCAGGTGGACACTTGGCGTTGGTATGCGGATGGCTACCGCTATCCCATCTTCGAGTCCGTCTCCGGCTCTATTTGCTGCCTTGGAAAAGCATCCCCCTATTTTGCCACCTCCTTCTACTATCCTCCTCACGAACAATACTACGCGCTGGACGAGGATTCCGACAACCGGGAGAGACGTGACGGCTTCGTTGAAAAAGAATATTCCGTCTCCAACGGCAACGGTGAAGACGGTGATGGCAGGGGCTATTCCGATGAGCGTATCAGTTATGGCATCAGCATCGATACTCAGGGCGAGCTGAAGATCGATTATCTCCTCAACGAATCCGCAGATGTGCTGATCGGGCTTTATGACTTGCAGGGTCGTCAGCTGAGTGATGTCCGTAGGCAGGAAAGTCCCGCTGGTCGTTATACCGAAACGCTTTCTCTGGTTGATTTTCCGGACGGTGAATACCTTCTCCGTCTGGTTGTTGGCGGAAAGACTTACGGTGAGAAAGTCCTGAAGCGGTAGTCTTTAAGAATACCATATTATAATCCTGTTTTGAATCTTAAAAGCAGAAACACAATGAAAAGGCTTTATTTCATCATTTCATTACTATTTGTGATTAATTCCCTCTTTTCACAGGAGAGCAGCCAGAATTATGTCCTTACCCGCACTTTTCTCAACGAGTCCGGAACTAAATATATTGATAACATCCAGTACTTTGACGGTCTTGGTCGCCCTATCCAGACCGTTCAGAAAGGTGTGACCCCCAACCGTTCGAATCTTGTCACCTTGCAGGAATATGATGGTTTCGGCCGTGCGACCAAGAGCTGGCTTCCCCATGTCAGTACCTCCTCCTACCTCGATCCCGTTTCTTTCAAGAGCGCTGTTCCCGGTACTTACAATGGCGACAGCCGTCCTTATGACGAGACGGTCTATGAGGACTCCCCTTTGAACCGCGTGGTTAAACAATACGGCCCCGGGGCATCTTGGGGGACACATCCTGTTTCCACCTCTTATTTGACGAACGATGATAGTAAAGAGCTTGTCTGTAAATACTATTATGTTACTTCGACTGACAGTCTGGCACAGGACAAAGTTTACCCTGCGCGGGAATTGTATGTTGCAAAATCCACCGATGAGGACGGAAATGTCTCTTACCTCTTCACGGACAAGTTGGGCCGCCAGCTTCTTAGCCGGCAAATGTTGAATGCCACTCCGTATGATACTTATTATGTCTACGATGATTTCGACAATTTGCGTTTTGTCCTCCCTCCCGGCTATCAAGATACGGACAGCCTCTCCCTTTTTGCATACCAATATAAGTACGATGAATACGGGCGTTGCATCGAGAAAACACTTCCCGGCTGCGAGGTCGTAAAATATGTTTATGACAAGGCTGACAACCTCATCTTTTCCCAGGACGGTGTTCAACGCAAGAAGGGCGAATGGACCTTCTACCTTTACGATCTTTTCCATCGCCTTGTGATGCGTGGCATCTGTACCAATACGAACACCTCTTTGGTAAAAAGCCAGATTGTCAAGACCCAACTGGCAAGAAATTCCTCCACCCGCATGATCCTTGCAGCGGGAATAGGTGATACGGGCTATTCCTCTTCTTTTGGAATATCCTCACCCGTCCTTCACACAGTGAACTATTATGACGACTATACTTTCCTGAACCTCAGTGGCTTTTCCGGCAAGGAAGGCGGCAGTGTGAATGCCAAGGGGCTGTTGACAGGCAATATCACTTTTGATCTGGATGGTTATACAAGCTACTGTACGGTCAGCCATTATGACACTCATGGTCGGGTCACGAAAGTAATCAGTGACAATGCCATGCGAGGCACGGAGACCACTACGACATCTTATACCTTTACAGGCAAACCGCTTGTCGTGGAATATAGCCATGTCGCCCGGAGCGTCAGCCCCCCCTTATTCTCCCATATTGAAACCTATCGTTACACTTATGACCATGCGGAACGTTTGACCAAAGTAACGCACCAATTGGATGAAGACCCTTCGGTCGTATTATCCGAAAACGCCTATGACGAGTTAGGCCGTTTGCAATCAAAAAGATTCCATGGGAATTCGAACCTTACAACCAATTACAGTTACAACATTCGCAATTGGGTGACAAAAATTTCAGGCAATTCCTTTAAGCAGTCCCTCTACTACGATAGCAATGACGGTGGCTCCCCGGCCTGTTTCAACGGTAATGTCAGCGTGATGGAATGGCGTGTGGGTACTACCGCGTCTCAAAGATATGATTTCTCTTACGATGCCCTGAATCGCCTGCTTTCGGCTGACTATTCCAGTTTTCAATTGGCTGTTACTGGAAATTTCCCCAACTTCAGCGAGCGCGTTCTTGAATATGACAAGCAAGGTAACATCCGCCGTCTTCAACGATATGGCAAAGATTCACATTTCAGTTCAATTCAGGGGCCCCCTAAGTATACTTACCCGCGTGTTGATGATTTAACATTGAATTATCGGGGTAACCAGTTGATAAATGTCAGTGATGCGGGTATTGATCCTTTGGCGAGCGGCAGTTTCAACTATATTGATCTTCATGACGACGGCTCTGATGATTTTGCTTATGATGCCAATGGCAATCTGACGAAAGACTTGGACAAGGACATCAATTCCATCTCCTATAATTGCCTCAACCTGCCGGAAGAGATATCATTTACTGACAATGGCAATCCCCGCAGCATTTCTTACAGTTATGATGCCAATGGTCTTAAACTGAGTGCCGAACATGTGATTACAGATTTTACACTCACGCCTATGTCTTCCTTGTCGGTTCAAGGAAACATGAGTACGAGTTCACCTACACGGCACTTTATTAAAACTTTTTATGGTGGAAATGTAATTTATAAGAGCAATAACACGATTTATGGTGACAAATGGAGTTCGCCTAAGACCAGGATCGAGCGTATTTTAACAGAAGAGGGCTATATCACGTTGGATGGTGAAGACCATGAATATCATTATTACCTGAAAGACCATTTGGGCAATATCCGCGTTGTCATGAATCAAGATGGAGAGACTATTGAGCAGTCGAACAACTATTATCCATTCGGTGGTATCTTTGAAAGTACCGGAGATGGTGAACAACCATACAAATTCGGTGGTAAAGAGTTCGATCCTATGCATGGATTGAATTGGTGTGATTTCGGAAACAGGTACTTAAGAAATGACGGGCCCGGCTGGATGAGCATTGATCCGTTATGTGAAAAGTATTATTCGATTAGTCCGTATGTATATTGTAATAATAATCCTGTGAATTGTATTGATCCTGATGGGAGAGATTGGTATCAAAACAATACGACTGGAGCTTACTACTGGCAGGAAGGGCATGAACCAATTGATGGATATACATATATTGGTCCTGAAGTTTCTATACAATTGGGACAGAATTCTTATTTTAATGCCTATCAAAATGCTGGTGTAGTAGCAAATAAAGCTGTAAGTGCCTTTGATTTAATATATTCCAGTGGAAAACTACAAAATCAGTTTTTGGGTAAAGATAGTCCTTTATCAGAGAATTCTAAATCTGAATTATTCAATGGTTTAGTTAATCGGGAAGTGAATGAATTAGGATTAGAATTAGGACAAAGATTACTGTATGCTGAAGCTATTTTAAGTGGTATTGGAAGTGTTGGCTCAATTGGAAGATTAGGGAACTTGCTATTTAAAAATATGACTAAGGGAGGAAAGACTGCTTTTTTTAAGGGTGCAAAATATTCTAATAAGGTTGTTAGCCAAATGAAAAAAGCGGATGATATAGTTCATAGTTTTCCTAAAAGCGTAGATGGATATGCTACTAAATTTGGTCAATGGAGTATAAAAATAGGTGCTGACGGAAAAGTTTACCAGTGGTTGGAAATGCCAGGCAGCTATGGAGGTAAAACAGGTGTGTTTGAATATATTAAGGATGCCAACGGAATAATTAATCATAGATATTTTAAAATACCATAAATTATGAAATCACTGTTAAGTTATTTGGATTTTCCTTTAGAAGATGGAAAACCTTTGTCGGAAATAAATCCGGGGAGTGATGATATTGCATTAACAATAAAAGATGTTTTGCACGTATTGAATATATTAAATAAAAATCAGGTTGCTATTTTGGGAGGTGAAATATTTTCCGAAAAAGAAAATGGTAAACTTGTATATGCTTACCAGTTCTGGGGAGATGGGCAAGAATTCCATTGCTTGGATTGGTATTGTGATAAAACTGATTATGAAACTCAAGAAGATTATGTCAAACGAAGTTATGATATTGCTAAAGATAGCATTAAAATTGCAAATGACGTCGCCAAACGTTTAGGCAAAAGATGCTATGTAGCTATCTATATATAGATTAGCACATTTTTATTAGCGAGAGAAACTATTGAAAAAGTTGTAGGGAATGTATTCGCTTTGGGAATTGGAAGAATTCATGAAATTAAATAAAACCAGAAAGTTAAATCCGCAGGAGGAGAAGCTTTTAGAAGAATTGATAGTGCGGTCAAATAAAAATATTCTTTCTACTTGGAAGAGTGATTTGATAGTTTCTTCTTTAGATGATGGAGGAATGGGAAGTTTAGCATTATTTCCTGGTAATACGATTAATGAAGATCGTCATTTTGGTTCGCAAGTAAGTGAATGTCAATTTAGAGATGTTGATGGAGTGTTGGTAATAGCTTCCTTATATTTAGATAAAGATGATAAACTTTTCGAAATGAATATTTGGAAAGTTGATTTCAGTAAGCTGATAAAGATTCCATCACATTTTGAAAATGTTAGTTTTGAGAATTCTAACATACTTAATTGAAATAGTTGTGATTAATAGAAGAAGGATATAAAATAATTATGAAACTAAAATTTGTGCTTTTATTACTTGTATTATCAAGTACTTTATTTAGTCAAGAGATAAGCATTCCAGTTTCTCCCAATATTTCTTCACTGGGCGAATACGGTAATTTCCCTATAGGGTATCATACAGGGACACCCGTAATAGAATTCCCTTTTTATGAAATTAATTTGGACGGATTAATTATTCCAATTAAATTAAAGTATAATTCTTCCGGAATCCGGGTGGATCAAAGTGCCGGTTGGGTTGGTTTAGGCTGGGCTTTGGAAACGGGGGGGCACATTACTAAAGAAGTAAGAGGATATAATGATTTTATTTATGACGATGTATCAGCTCCGGGGGGGACATCTTCGGGATATTATTATGTGTACTCAGGAAATTATGGAAAGTTTCTTCATAAGCTTAGCTATGATCCGAAAACAGGAATAATAACAGGAGGAGAGAATTTAATGTCCGATGAAACATATGCAGTTTCAAATTGTGATAACGAACCGGATTTATATCATTTTAATTTCTGTAACTATTCTGGTACCTTCTATTTTAAGCCGCATGAGGCAGGAGAACCTGCTTCCGATTTTATTAAACCTATTATTAAATCTTCAAACCAATATTTGGATATTACATATAATAAAGTAGAAGGATCATGGTGCATAATTGACCAGCAAGGATTCAAATTCATTTTTGAACCCAAAGAGCGTACTTGGGTTTATGTTGAAAAGACAAAATATGAGACTCCGGAATTTAGTAGAGATAAAAACAGATTGAATCTTGGGAAGAGAGGAGCTATAACTGATACAAGTTGCTTATTGCAATCCATTGAATCTCCCAGAGGCAAAAAGGTAAGTTTTACATATAATGTAGAACATTCCAGTACCCCTATAATGACTTCTCATAATTTTGATATTCCAATACTAATGGAAGGATTAAATGGGATAACGATCGGAGGTGGAGGATATAATAGTTACAACTACACTTATTCTAAAATAAGCCAATTACTACCTAAAACTATTGAGTTTAGCGAGGGGAGCATTTCTTTTATAACCTCCGGAAGAACGGATTTGGATCTTTTTTTAGATAATTATGATGTCCGATCAGCTCTTACTCCCTTAAGACCGCAAAAATTAGACAAAATTATTATTAAAGACTTAGCAGGTAACGATGTTAAGAATATTAGGTTCAACTATAATTATATGGGAGATAGCACTGATTATAAACTTTGCCGATTAATGCTTAATTCGTTTGAAATCACTGATAAACAAGGACAAGGGAAGCATCAATATAAATTTTCGTATAAAAGTGGAGTTTTACCAGCTAAGAATTCATATAGTACAGATATGTGGGGATATTATAACGGAGCTATAAATAAAGTTCAATTTCCGACTTACACAACTTTAAAAACCAAAGCTAATACAAATAATATTTATAAATATCCGGAATCCTATTTAGATGAAGGTGCCAATAGGTTTACACACGATGCATACATCCAATATGGGACTTTAGATATGATTGAATATCCAACCGGAGGTAAAACCCGGTTTGTATATGAGCCACATGATTTTCAAGATGGAACTAATAGTGGATTTATAAGGAAGGTTCTTCCTTATTCTTCTCTTTCATACAGTCCGGATAATAGTTCCCAGCAAAGTAATGCTTTTACTTATGGAAAGGATTTTGTCTTAGAGGAAGATTCATATTTAAGGCTGACGTATCATTATCATATAAACAATTCGCTCAAGCCAGCTTTGCCTACTTCAGGTCGCATAATTCTTCAGGAAAAAACGGGAAGCAAATATGTGGACTTATATGATAAAACGATTTATATTGTTAAAAATG encodes:
- a CDS encoding DUF4279 domain-containing protein, with amino-acid sequence MEISEGFFETYDSDFVMESFLNEMDKYAIVIHEWCKKHCLKVKTKIISEAKISLTPSFSLSSQMIKFLNKTDSEIDFELSILTEKEYER
- a CDS encoding T9SS type A sorting domain-containing protein is translated as MKPLLLFLFASVLSLGLSSQITLNSLCNLPRSGDRLVKQQVDYKAPGGKGVGVVWDFSDQTPLNDHYELNYRSLDVHSDTLVGTEHRTMYYYYLRGDSLYSLGYENPTTLITYRKPETLLVFPFTYGRTFTDYFEGTGSYCDQLDIHVQGKSQVTADASGMLVLPGGDTLRHVLRVHHRKCMVESMEPFTPGSSLRADTLPLILNRDSIDWYLANDSSSLQVDTWRWYADGYRYPIFESVSGSICCLGKASPYFATSFYYPPHEQYYALDEDSDNRERRDGFVEKEYSVSNGNGEDGDGRGYSDERISYGISIDTQGELKIDYLLNESADVLIGLYDLQGRQLSDVRRQESPAGRYTETLSLVDFPDGEYLLRLVVGGKTYGEKVLKR
- a CDS encoding RHS repeat-associated core domain-containing protein, which codes for MKRLYFIISLLFVINSLFSQESSQNYVLTRTFLNESGTKYIDNIQYFDGLGRPIQTVQKGVTPNRSNLVTLQEYDGFGRATKSWLPHVSTSSYLDPVSFKSAVPGTYNGDSRPYDETVYEDSPLNRVVKQYGPGASWGTHPVSTSYLTNDDSKELVCKYYYVTSTDSLAQDKVYPARELYVAKSTDEDGNVSYLFTDKLGRQLLSRQMLNATPYDTYYVYDDFDNLRFVLPPGYQDTDSLSLFAYQYKYDEYGRCIEKTLPGCEVVKYVYDKADNLIFSQDGVQRKKGEWTFYLYDLFHRLVMRGICTNTNTSLVKSQIVKTQLARNSSTRMILAAGIGDTGYSSSFGISSPVLHTVNYYDDYTFLNLSGFSGKEGGSVNAKGLLTGNITFDLDGYTSYCTVSHYDTHGRVTKVISDNAMRGTETTTTSYTFTGKPLVVEYSHVARSVSPPLFSHIETYRYTYDHAERLTKVTHQLDEDPSVVLSENAYDELGRLQSKRFHGNSNLTTNYSYNIRNWVTKISGNSFKQSLYYDSNDGGSPACFNGNVSVMEWRVGTTASQRYDFSYDALNRLLSADYSSFQLAVTGNFPNFSERVLEYDKQGNIRRLQRYGKDSHFSSIQGPPKYTYPRVDDLTLNYRGNQLINVSDAGIDPLASGSFNYIDLHDDGSDDFAYDANGNLTKDLDKDINSISYNCLNLPEEISFTDNGNPRSISYSYDANGLKLSAEHVITDFTLTPMSSLSVQGNMSTSSPTRHFIKTFYGGNVIYKSNNTIYGDKWSSPKTRIERILTEEGYITLDGEDHEYHYYLKDHLGNIRVVMNQDGETIEQSNNYYPFGGIFESTGDGEQPYKFGGKEFDPMHGLNWCDFGNRYLRNDGPGWMSIDPLCEKYYSISPYVYCNNNPVNCIDPDGRDWYQNNTTGAYYWQEGHEPIDGYTYIGPEVSIQLGQNSYFNAYQNAGVVANKAVSAFDLIYSSGKLQNQFLGKDSPLSENSKSELFNGLVNREVNELGLELGQRLLYAEAILSGIGSVGSIGRLGNLLFKNMTKGGKTAFFKGAKYSNKVVSQMKKADDIVHSFPKSVDGYATKFGQWSIKIGADGKVYQWLEMPGSYGGKTGVFEYIKDANGIINHRYFKIP
- a CDS encoding DUF6984 family protein, translating into MYSLWELEEFMKLNKTRKLNPQEEKLLEELIVRSNKNILSTWKSDLIVSSLDDGGMGSLALFPGNTINEDRHFGSQVSECQFRDVDGVLVIASLYLDKDDKLFEMNIWKVDFSKLIKIPSHFENVSFENSNILN